The bacterium sequence GCGGATTTTCCGAAGATGTTGGCGTAGCACAGAGGTGCGCTGGGGACGGTCCTGGCCTCTTTCATCCATGGCTTGCAGGAGCCTGGGGTCAGAAAGGATCTGAGAGGGTCTTAGCCCGTCTCTCAATTGTATTTCCCAAAGGAGCTCCAAGACTTCCCGTAGCAGGTTTTCACCCAGATGGAGGCTTGGCAGGAGCTCCACCAATGCCTCCTGATCACATGGTTCCAGGCGGCTGAATCTGAGGGCATTGGCCAGGGAGCAACCATGGCGTAGCAGGGCCCTTCGCAGATCATCTCGGATGGAAGCAGCTCTGAGGTGCTCTTCCAGAATCTTGGGGCTGGATGGTAGCCCCATGGCGGGCAGGACCTCTGTCAATATCCAAGTCCTGGATACCTCCCACTGTTGCAGGAGCCTCTCCAGGACCCAAGTCCGCTCTGCCCAAGTGAAACCCCTTGTGAGGTTGTTCTCGTGCAGGCAAGCCAACAGGATTGTCAAAGGCTCCCTGTTTTCCAGAAGTTCTGCAGGCAGGCTTTTCAGGCCCAAAACCAGTGCTGCCTCGGCCCTCAGGAAGCCGCTTACTATGCGAAGTCCATCCGGAGAGGTTTGCACCCTAAGGGGTACCAGCAGCCCTACCTTTCCCATAGACTCAGCCAAGGCCTTGGAGTTGCGCTCCAGGCTGGAGCGAAATGTGAGATCCTCAATCAAGAGCTCTCGGGTGGGCACATCCAAGAAGGATCGCTTCAATTCTTGCCCCCTGCAAAAAGGTTTCTAAGTGGCTAGAT is a genomic window containing:
- a CDS encoding ParB N-terminal domain-containing protein, coding for MKRSFLDVPTRELLIEDLTFRSSLERNSKALAESMGKVGLLVPLRVQTSPDGLRIVSGFLRAEAALVLGLKSLPAELLENREPLTILLACLHENNLTRGFTWAERTWVLERLLQQWEVSRTWILTEVLPAMGLPSSPKILEEHLRAASIRDDLRRALLRHGCSLANALRFSRLEPCDQEALVELLPSLHLGENLLREVLELLWEIQLRDGLRPSQILSDPRLLQAMDERGQDRPQRTSVLRQHLRKIRMPHLSSMVEAFDQARKALGLPPQVSIQHSEFFESMGVTVRFTARSPVDFYQMAARLWEASQKEDAIRDLFEATGFPCHLSGENT